In the genome of Carassius carassius chromosome 47, fCarCar2.1, whole genome shotgun sequence, one region contains:
- the scarb2b gene encoding lysosome membrane protein 2, with product MRKESCCMFTSGVIGAVLLIMGTGLFVSGLFQTLIHNKLKGEITLTEGSKIFGTWKNPPPPVYMEFFIFNLTNPDEFLKGEAKPHVTTMGPYTYREYRPKHNVSFVHNGTKVAAYTAKIFVFEPEKSVGDPNVDLVTTVNIPAVAVMNRIKGAGFWVSSGFSMFMGSIGTKMSMTHTVQELLWGFKDPLLTRLKTIKPETDEYFGLMLHKNGSDDGEFVYHTGEQNYLDFGRIYTWKGEKMVSFWKTNQSNMINGTDGSSFHPFLTKEERLNVFTPDLCRSIHMRFEKEVELKGIPAYRFTPPRDTLASGKNNPENEGFCVTPNKCLDDGVLDVSVCRNGAPVVVSFPHFHLGDEKYAQAIDGISPVHEHHQTFLDLNPTMGVPVRAMKRAQFNIQLERVSGFPLTRNLNNTIFPILFLNESVVIDDASAARIQKLLMIVTLVSHFPLILMSLGVILVLVSIILAIRFYQNKPSAKKDTSYAPVSAKVDDQDKKNGTYVGMTPVDKS from the exons gagATCACGCTGACAGAAGGCAGTAAAATTTTCGGCACGTGGAAGAATCCACCGCCTCCGGTCTACATGGAGTTCTTCATCTTCAACCTCACCAACCCTGACGAGTTCCTGAAAGGAGAAGCCAAACCTCATGTTACTACAATGGGGCCATACACCTACAG AGAGTACAGGCCCAAACACAACGTGTCATTTGTGCACAACGGGACGAAGGTTGCTGCTTACACAGCCAAGATATTCGTCTTCGAGCCTGAGAAATCAGTTGGAGACCCAAACGTGGATCTGGTGACGACGGTGAACATCCCAGCGgtg GCCGTGATGAATCGGATCAAAGGTGCAGGATTCTGGGTCTCCTCTGGATTCTCCATGTTCATGGGCTCCATCGGCACCAAAATGTCCATGACACACACGGTGCAGGAGCTGCTCTGGGGCTTCAAAGACCCCTTACTCACCCGACTGAAAACCATAAAACCAGAAACAGACGAATACTTCGGTCTCATGCTGCAT AAAAATGGCAGTGATGACGGAGAGTTTGTGTATCACACCGGAGAGCAGAACTACCTGGACTTCGGCCGCATTTACACCTGGAAGGGAGAAAA GATGGTGTCCTTCTGGAAAACCAACCAGAGTAACATGATCAACGGCACCGATGGAAGCTCCTTCCACCCGTTCCTGACCAAAGAAGAGCGGCTCAACGTCTTCACCCCTGACCTCTGcag GTCCATCCACATGCGCTTTGAGAAGGAGGTAGAGCTGAAGGGCATCCCAGCATACCGCTTCACGCCGCCCCGGGACACGCTGGCCAGCGGCAAGAACAACCCGGAAAATGAGGGATTCTGTGTGACACCAAATAAATGCCTGGACGATGGTGTGCTGGATGTGTCTGTGTGTCGGAATG GTGCTCCTGTCGTCGTGTCTTTCCCTCACTTTCATCTGGGTGATGAGAAGTATGCCCAAGCTATCGACGGCATTTCTCCGGTGCATGAGCATCATCAGACTTTTCTGGATCTGAACCCT ACTATGGGAGTGCCTGTTCGTGCCATGAAACGAGCCCAGTTCAACATTCAACTCGAGAGAGTTAGCGGCTTTCC GTTGACCAGGAATCTCAACAACACCATCTTTCCCATCTTGTTTCTGAATGAG TCTGTGGTGATTGACGACGCTTCAGCGGCGAGGATTCAGAAGCTGCTGATGATCGTGACTCTAGTGTCTCATTTCCCGCTCATCCTCATGTCTCTGGGAGTCATTCTGGTGCTTGTCTCCATCATCCTCGCCATTCGCTTCTATCAGAACAAG CCATCTGCAAAGAAAGACACATCATACGCTCCTGTCAGCGCCAAAGTGGACGATCAAGACAAGAAAAATGGCACTTATGTCGGCATGACGCCTGTGGACAAGTCTtaa